From the genome of Rhodobacteraceae bacterium Araon29, one region includes:
- a CDS encoding arginine--tRNA ligase → MNLFSEIRALVLAALEKMTADGELPTGLSFDAVAVEPPRDPLHGDMATNAAMVLAKPSGRKPREIADLLAAALRQDMRITAADVAGPGFLNLRLAPEVWQSLVKDVLEHGQSFGRSSVGAGQRVNVEYVSANPTGPLHVGHTRGAVFGDALASLLDYAGYAVTREYYINDGGAQVDVLARSVYLRYLEAHGREVAFEDGTYPGDYLIPVGQALKDKVGAEFIDKGEQFWLADVREFASTAMMEMIREDLALLGVKMDYFFSEKSLYGTGRIESTIDKLRAKGLIYEGVLEPPKGKKPEDWEPREQTLFKSTDHGDDVDRPVMKSDGSWTYFAPDIAYHSDKVDRGFDLLIDILGADHGGYVKRMKAAVSALSDGKVPLEVKLTQLVRLYKDGEPFKMSKRAGTFVTLRDVIDQVGADVTRFVMLTRKNDAPLDFDFDKVLEQSRENPVFYVQYAHARVCSVLRRASEAGITVDDTTLKAADLRLLSHPSELNVAKKLAEWPRLIEIAARTNEPHRVAFFLYELASELHALWNKGNDEPSLRFVQEDDPGTSQAKIALARAVSVVISAGLAILGVTPAEEMR, encoded by the coding sequence ATGAACCTTTTTAGCGAAATCCGGGCGCTGGTTCTTGCGGCACTTGAAAAAATGACCGCAGATGGGGAATTGCCCACTGGACTAAGCTTTGACGCTGTGGCGGTCGAGCCACCGCGTGATCCTTTGCATGGGGATATGGCGACCAATGCCGCTATGGTTTTGGCCAAGCCGTCTGGCCGCAAGCCACGTGAGATCGCGGATCTACTGGCCGCCGCCCTGCGCCAAGACATGCGGATTACGGCGGCGGACGTGGCTGGCCCGGGGTTTTTGAACTTGCGGCTTGCGCCTGAGGTTTGGCAATCACTGGTCAAAGATGTGCTTGAACATGGCCAGAGTTTTGGGCGCTCGTCAGTCGGAGCAGGTCAGCGAGTGAATGTCGAATATGTAAGCGCCAACCCAACCGGACCTTTGCACGTGGGCCACACTCGCGGCGCGGTCTTTGGCGATGCGCTGGCCAGTCTTTTGGATTACGCCGGCTACGCGGTCACACGCGAATATTACATCAATGATGGCGGCGCTCAGGTCGATGTTTTGGCACGCTCGGTCTATCTGCGCTATCTCGAAGCGCATGGGCGCGAGGTGGCCTTTGAAGATGGCACCTATCCCGGTGATTACCTTATTCCTGTTGGTCAGGCACTTAAAGACAAAGTCGGCGCTGAGTTCATTGATAAAGGCGAACAATTTTGGCTGGCCGATGTGCGCGAATTTGCATCCACGGCCATGATGGAGATGATCCGCGAAGATCTTGCGCTTTTGGGTGTAAAGATGGATTATTTCTTTAGTGAAAAGTCCCTTTATGGCACTGGGCGGATCGAATCTACAATTGATAAGCTGCGCGCCAAAGGCCTTATTTACGAAGGCGTTTTAGAACCCCCAAAGGGTAAAAAGCCCGAAGATTGGGAACCGCGCGAGCAAACGTTGTTTAAATCCACTGATCATGGCGATGATGTCGACCGCCCAGTGATGAAATCAGATGGCAGTTGGACCTATTTTGCCCCTGATATTGCCTATCACAGTGATAAAGTGGACCGCGGCTTTGATTTGCTGATTGATATTCTAGGCGCCGACCATGGCGGTTATGTGAAACGCATGAAAGCTGCGGTTTCTGCTTTGTCGGATGGCAAGGTCCCGCTCGAGGTTAAGCTGACCCAACTTGTGCGTCTCTATAAAGACGGCGAACCGTTTAAAATGTCCAAGCGGGCAGGGACATTTGTCACTCTGCGTGATGTGATTGATCAGGTGGGCGCGGATGTCACCCGTTTTGTCATGCTGACCCGCAAAAATGATGCGCCGCTGGATTTTGATTTCGACAAGGTGCTCGAGCAATCGCGCGAAAATCCGGTTTTTTATGTGCAATACGCCCATGCGCGCGTGTGCAGTGTGCTGCGCCGCGCAAGCGAGGCGGGTATCACAGTTGATGACACTACATTAAAAGCGGCTGATCTAAGGCTGCTGTCGCATCCGTCAGAGCTAAATGTTGCCAAGAAACTGGCAGAATGGCCGCGACTGATTGAAATAGCGGCGCGCACGAATGAGCCGCACCGGGTGGCGTTTTTCCTCTATGAATTGGCCAGTGAATTGCATGCGCTCTGGAACAAAGGCAATGACGAGCCGTCCTTGCGGTTTGTTCAGGAAGATGATCCTGGCACGTCGCAGGCAAAAATTGCTCTTGCACGCGCCGTTTCTGTTGTTATTTCCGCCGGTCTTGCTATTCTTGGCGTAACGCCTGCAGAGGAAATGCGCTAG
- a CDS encoding deoxyguanosinetriphosphate triphosphohydrolase — MAVEFRSDPANSRGRLYPEDESTFRSCFQRDRDRIIHCSAFRRLKHKTQVFIEHEGDYFRTRLTHSIEVAQVARTISGVLGLNAELTEAVALAHDLGHPPFGHTGEDALNALMEPYGGFDHNAQALRIVTNLERHYADFDGLNLTWETLEGIAKHNGPVIGTLPYALAEYNALHDLELHSYASTEAQVAALADDIAYNSHDLHDGLRAELFSTDELAELPILQDCFAEVDRKYPGLNYYRRRHEALRRFFGVLVEDVIAIARTNLAELTPKTASNVRYAGRPMIQFSNGLWGDLKVVRKFLFHRMYRAPSVVKMRKEVTEAVTTLFPLFMQHPELLPKQWRKDVQKAEDDVALARIVVDYIAGMTDRFALQEYERLAQTKTH, encoded by the coding sequence ATGGCTGTTGAATTTAGATCAGACCCGGCGAACAGTCGGGGGCGGTTATACCCCGAAGACGAAAGCACGTTTCGCTCTTGTTTTCAGCGGGACCGCGATAGAATCATTCACTGCAGCGCGTTTCGCCGACTTAAGCACAAGACGCAGGTTTTTATCGAACATGAAGGGGATTATTTTCGAACCCGTCTGACCCATTCCATCGAAGTGGCCCAAGTGGCCCGTACTATTTCGGGCGTTTTGGGGTTAAACGCTGAATTGACCGAAGCGGTGGCTCTGGCTCATGATCTGGGTCATCCCCCATTTGGCCACACTGGCGAAGATGCGCTTAACGCTCTGATGGAGCCCTATGGTGGGTTCGATCATAATGCACAGGCTCTGCGGATCGTAACCAACCTCGAGCGCCATTATGCGGATTTTGACGGGCTCAACCTAACATGGGAAACTTTGGAAGGAATTGCCAAACATAACGGGCCTGTCATCGGCACATTGCCCTATGCTCTGGCTGAATATAATGCCCTGCATGATCTTGAATTGCACAGCTATGCCAGCACCGAGGCACAGGTGGCCGCATTGGCTGATGATATTGCCTATAACAGTCATGATCTTCACGATGGTCTAAGGGCGGAATTGTTTTCCACTGATGAGTTGGCAGAGCTCCCTATTTTGCAGGACTGTTTTGCCGAGGTTGATCGCAAATATCCGGGCCTGAATTACTATCGCCGCCGCCACGAAGCCTTGCGGCGGTTTTTTGGTGTGCTGGTCGAAGATGTAATTGCCATTGCCCGCACCAATTTGGCAGAGCTTACGCCTAAAACTGCGAGTAACGTTCGCTATGCTGGCCGTCCAATGATTCAGTTTAGCAATGGGTTATGGGGTGATCTTAAAGTGGTACGTAAATTTTTATTCCATCGGATGTACCGCGCGCCCAGTGTGGTGAAAATGCGCAAAGAGGTTACCGAGGCGGTGACCACGTTATTTCCACTTTTTATGCAGCACCCCGAGCTATTGCCAAAACAATGGCGTAAGGACGTGCAAAAAGCCGAAGATGATGTGGCGCTGGCGCGCATTGTGGTGGATTATATCGCTGGGATGACGGATCGGTTTGCCTTGCAAGAATACGAACGGCTTGCACAAACAAAGACACATTGA
- a CDS encoding iron-sulfur cluster assembly accessory protein, protein MQLPPKVTERAFARLAEINAGSEGQALRVAVEGGGCSGFQYDIRLDAPAADDFVLEGNGQKVIVDSTSLPFLENAVIDFSQELIGARFVIENPNASSSCGCGTSFSI, encoded by the coding sequence ATGCAACTACCCCCAAAAGTTACCGAACGCGCCTTTGCGCGGCTTGCAGAAATCAATGCCGGAAGCGAGGGGCAAGCACTGCGTGTTGCGGTCGAAGGCGGTGGTTGTTCCGGATTTCAATATGATATTCGGCTAGATGCGCCGGCAGCGGATGATTTTGTGCTTGAGGGCAACGGCCAAAAAGTCATTGTTGACAGCACCTCGCTGCCGTTTTTGGAAAATGCAGTGATTGATTTTTCCCAAGAATTGATCGGGGCACGGTTTGTGATTGAAAACCCCAATGCGTCAAGCTCTTGTGGATGTGGTACAAGCTTTTCAATTTAG
- the xth gene encoding exodeoxyribonuclease III: MKIASFNVNGIKARANALCDWLDEAAPDVALLQEIKSVDEGFPSELFEDRGYNVATHGQKSFNGVAILSKLPLEDITTGLPGDPEDEQARWIEATVVGQQALRICGLYLPNGNPVPGPKYDYKLAWMDRLYRRAQELIQDPMPALMAGDYNIIPQSEDAARPDAWTKDALFLPQSRDKFRKIVNLGFTDAFRARHHGAGHYSFWDYQAGAWNRNDGIRIDHFLLTPSCADLLQDCQIDHQIRAREKPSDHVPIWVKLDL; the protein is encoded by the coding sequence ATGAAAATAGCGAGCTTTAACGTCAATGGGATCAAAGCCCGCGCCAATGCGCTATGCGACTGGTTGGACGAAGCTGCCCCCGATGTTGCCCTGCTGCAGGAAATTAAATCTGTCGACGAGGGCTTTCCCTCCGAGCTGTTCGAAGACCGCGGGTATAATGTGGCCACCCATGGCCAAAAATCCTTTAACGGTGTCGCTATATTATCAAAGCTGCCGCTTGAGGATATCACAACAGGCCTTCCTGGCGATCCAGAAGACGAGCAAGCAAGATGGATTGAAGCCACTGTTGTTGGACAGCAAGCGCTTCGTATTTGCGGGCTCTATCTGCCCAATGGCAATCCGGTACCGGGACCAAAATACGACTATAAGCTGGCCTGGATGGACCGGCTTTACCGCCGCGCGCAAGAGTTGATCCAAGACCCGATGCCGGCCCTAATGGCAGGTGACTATAATATCATCCCACAATCCGAAGATGCGGCGCGACCCGACGCATGGACAAAAGATGCGCTGTTTTTACCCCAAAGCCGCGATAAATTTCGCAAAATTGTAAATCTAGGCTTCACAGATGCGTTTCGCGCGCGCCATCACGGCGCCGGTCATTACAGCTTTTGGGATTATCAAGCCGGCGCATGGAACCGCAACGACGGGATTCGCATTGATCATTTTCTATTAACGCCGTCCTGTGCCGATTTACTGCAGGACTGCCAGATTGATCATCAAATCCGCGCTCGCGAAAAGCCCTCAGATCATGTTCCGATTTGGGTTAAGCTTGATCTTTAG
- a CDS encoding NAD(P)-binding protein, whose translation MIHGQKIAVIGAGIGGLATALALRLRGADVLVFEQADALSEVGAGLQVSPNGFAVLYALGVAPQLRALGLRAKAVDLCDYRRGRLVCRLDLERYVSDLEYTFVHRADLVQLLYDACRAKGVEFEFSQTVVDLGIPDAPHINTQSGLSYTADFVVGADGVKSLMRPALGNDTLPRFSGQVAWRAIVPNTCDHPDHAVVHMAPRRHMVSYPLRGRSDVNLVMVQERSQWTEEGWAQRDEPCNVQAAFSDFGGMAKSLLGGLDTVHLWGLFLHPVATCWGQGQMALVGDAAHPMLPFLAQGANMALEDAWVLANSLDGQAPMQQRLNGYQARRKARVERTMHAASGNAWKYHLSAPPLRWAAHSSMRFIAAAAPRQLIGQFDWLYRHDVTAQQS comes from the coding sequence ATGATCCACGGCCAGAAAATAGCAGTTATTGGCGCCGGTATCGGCGGTTTGGCCACGGCGCTTGCGCTGCGCCTTCGCGGCGCTGACGTGCTGGTGTTTGAGCAAGCTGATGCGCTCAGCGAAGTGGGCGCGGGTTTGCAAGTTTCGCCCAATGGGTTCGCTGTGCTTTACGCGCTTGGTGTTGCGCCGCAATTGCGTGCATTAGGCCTGCGGGCAAAAGCGGTTGATTTATGTGATTACCGTCGGGGCCGCTTGGTCTGCCGATTAGACTTAGAGCGCTATGTTTCCGATCTTGAATATACCTTTGTCCATCGTGCAGATTTGGTGCAGCTCTTGTATGACGCCTGCCGTGCCAAAGGGGTCGAGTTCGAATTTTCGCAAACTGTTGTCGATCTTGGGATCCCTGATGCGCCGCATATCAACACCCAAAGCGGCTTGTCCTACACAGCGGATTTTGTGGTGGGGGCCGATGGGGTCAAATCCCTGATGCGCCCTGCGCTTGGCAATGACACTTTGCCCCGGTTCTCTGGTCAGGTCGCCTGGCGGGCCATTGTACCAAATACCTGCGATCATCCTGATCATGCCGTTGTGCATATGGCCCCAAGGCGGCATATGGTCAGCTATCCGCTGCGCGGCCGCTCTGATGTCAACCTTGTGATGGTTCAAGAGCGGTCTCAATGGACAGAAGAGGGCTGGGCACAGCGTGACGAACCCTGCAACGTACAGGCGGCATTTTCCGATTTTGGTGGAATGGCAAAATCGCTGCTAGGCGGGCTGGACACAGTTCATCTTTGGGGGCTGTTTTTACATCCTGTAGCCACTTGCTGGGGGCAGGGCCAAATGGCGCTGGTGGGGGATGCTGCGCATCCGATGCTTCCGTTTTTGGCCCAAGGGGCAAATATGGCACTGGAAGATGCCTGGGTTCTTGCCAACAGCCTTGATGGACAAGCGCCGATGCAACAGCGTTTGAACGGCTATCAAGCTCGGCGCAAAGCCCGCGTTGAAAGAACTATGCATGCTGCGTCTGGCAATGCGTGGAAATATCACCTGAGCGCGCCGCCTCTGCGGTGGGCTGCACATTCATCCATGCGGTTCATAGCAGCGGCCGCACCGCGGCAGTTAATTGGTCAGTTTGACTGGCTTTACCGCCATGATGTCACAGCGCAGCAATCCTAA
- the dksA gene encoding RNA polymerase-binding protein DksA has product MNQEAFLPKDYTPAEDEPFMNDRQLEYFRQKLLAWKNDLLSDSKETIEGLQDGTRNIPDIADRASEETDRALELRTRDRQRKLVTKIDAALRRIDEGEFGYCEVTGDPISLKRLDARPIATMSLEAQERHERREKVHRDE; this is encoded by the coding sequence ATGAATCAAGAGGCCTTTCTTCCGAAGGATTATACTCCTGCAGAAGACGAACCCTTTATGAATGACCGTCAACTTGAGTATTTTCGCCAAAAGTTACTGGCTTGGAAAAACGATTTGCTCAGTGATAGTAAGGAAACCATTGAGGGCCTGCAGGACGGCACCCGCAACATTCCCGATATTGCGGATCGCGCCAGTGAAGAAACTGACCGCGCCCTTGAACTTCGTACCCGCGACCGGCAACGCAAGCTGGTCACCAAAATTGATGCTGCATTGCGCCGAATCGATGAAGGTGAATTTGGCTATTGCGAGGTGACTGGCGATCCTATCTCTCTCAAGCGACTGGACGCCCGGCCCATTGCCACCATGAGCTTAGAGGCGCAAGAACGACATGAACGGCGCGAAAAAGTTCACCGCGACGAATAA
- a CDS encoding AAA family ATPase gives MKFTGTKDYIATDDLTIAVNAAVTLERPLLIKGEPGTGKTELAKQVAAGLGLKMIEWNVKSTTKAQQGLYEYDAVSRLRDSQLGEQKVHDVSNYIRKGKLWQAFDADEKVVLLIDEIDKADIEFPNDLLQELDKMEFYVYETGQTVAAKHRPIVIITSNNEKELPDAFLRRCFFHYIRFPDVDTLKQIVTVHHPGIKEGLLTTALTQFFELREQPGLKKKPSTSEVLDWLKLLLAEDLTADDLKRDGANALPKLHGALLKNEQDVHLFERLAFMARGER, from the coding sequence ATGAAATTTACCGGAACCAAAGACTATATCGCAACCGACGACCTCACCATTGCAGTGAATGCGGCGGTGACGCTTGAGCGGCCACTCCTCATTAAGGGCGAGCCGGGTACCGGAAAAACCGAACTTGCCAAACAGGTGGCTGCAGGACTGGGTTTGAAGATGATCGAATGGAATGTCAAATCCACCACCAAAGCCCAACAAGGCCTTTATGAATATGATGCCGTTAGCCGCTTGCGCGACAGTCAACTGGGTGAGCAAAAAGTGCATGATGTGTCCAACTACATCCGCAAAGGCAAATTATGGCAAGCTTTTGACGCCGACGAAAAAGTTGTGCTTTTGATTGATGAAATCGACAAAGCGGACATCGAATTTCCCAATGATCTATTGCAGGAACTCGATAAAATGGAGTTCTATGTCTATGAAACCGGTCAAACCGTTGCGGCAAAGCACCGGCCGATTGTGATCATTACCTCGAACAATGAAAAAGAATTGCCAGACGCATTTTTGCGGCGCTGTTTCTTTCATTATATCCGTTTTCCCGATGTCGATACTTTGAAGCAGATTGTCACTGTCCACCATCCGGGAATTAAAGAGGGGCTTTTGACCACCGCGCTGACGCAGTTTTTTGAGCTGCGCGAACAACCCGGTCTTAAGAAAAAGCCATCAACCTCAGAGGTTCTCGATTGGCTCAAGCTTTTGTTGGCCGAGGACCTTACTGCCGATGATCTAAAACGTGACGGAGCAAATGCGCTGCCCAAATTGCACGGCGCGTTACTGAAAAATGAACAAGATGTGCATTTGTTTGAACGGCTGGCCTTTATGGCCCGCGGCGAGCGGTGA
- a CDS encoding DUF2927 domain-containing protein — protein sequence MNRCLSFVLLLLCGCMPMPQDEIVSRTDTRWQTGLFQNPFPASNVPILLNSNVDLARDFLDLSFSLESGRALPMFTRFEGPISVRLSEPAAESLPADLNRLIDRLSREAGLEIFLTKSKTANITIQSVSRAQLRKALPNAACFVVPNVSSLSEFKLRRNSKATSWSHQTKRLKVAIFLPSDATPQEVRDCLHEEFAQALGPLNDLYRLPNSVFNDDNVHTVLTSFDMLILKITYAPSLKSGMSRTQVQARLPAILKKINPRGTAIRPSYFKTTPRDWINLIQTSFSPDISLNRRSKAARQSVSIAQTNGWQDHRLGLSFFSLALTTQSQDIKLARSYFEAAMEIFQRNPESRLHRAYVASHLASYALMDNHPQNALDMVVPNIVIARAHENATLLATLLLLKAKALENLGRRDEARSVRLDSLRWAGYGFGSEQAWKMKQRNISELSARLLDGG from the coding sequence ATGAACCGCTGTCTTTCTTTCGTTCTTCTCTTGCTTTGCGGCTGCATGCCGATGCCGCAGGATGAAATTGTGAGCCGGACAGACACCCGCTGGCAAACTGGTTTATTTCAAAATCCGTTTCCCGCATCGAATGTGCCAATTTTGCTAAATTCCAACGTTGATCTGGCACGCGATTTCTTGGATCTGTCCTTTTCTTTAGAAAGTGGGCGTGCTCTGCCTATGTTTACGAGGTTCGAAGGACCAATTTCGGTTCGGCTTTCGGAACCTGCCGCCGAATCACTCCCTGCTGATTTGAACCGGCTGATAGACCGATTGAGCCGCGAGGCCGGTTTGGAAATATTTTTGACGAAATCAAAGACCGCAAATATCACTATTCAATCGGTTTCACGGGCGCAGCTTCGCAAAGCCTTGCCAAACGCGGCCTGTTTTGTTGTTCCAAATGTCAGCTCGCTGAGCGAGTTTAAGCTTAGACGAAACAGCAAGGCCACAAGCTGGTCACACCAAACCAAGCGCCTTAAGGTTGCAATTTTTCTTCCCTCTGATGCCACGCCGCAAGAGGTGCGCGACTGCTTGCATGAAGAGTTTGCGCAGGCGCTTGGCCCCCTGAACGACCTTTACCGCTTGCCCAACTCTGTGTTTAACGATGATAATGTGCATACGGTTTTGACCAGTTTTGACATGCTAATATTAAAAATAACCTATGCTCCTAGCCTCAAGAGCGGCATGAGCCGTACTCAAGTACAGGCGCGATTGCCCGCAATCTTGAAAAAAATTAATCCACGCGGAACCGCGATCCGCCCTAGCTATTTCAAAACCACGCCGAGGGACTGGATCAATTTGATACAAACCTCGTTTAGCCCCGATATATCCCTTAACAGGCGCAGCAAAGCTGCCCGTCAATCTGTATCAATCGCGCAGACCAATGGGTGGCAAGACCACCGCCTAGGTCTAAGTTTCTTTTCGCTGGCTTTGACAACCCAGTCGCAAGATATCAAACTGGCCAGATCTTATTTTGAAGCTGCTATGGAAATATTTCAACGCAATCCAGAATCTCGATTACATCGGGCCTATGTGGCGTCACATCTTGCCTCTTACGCGCTTATGGATAACCATCCGCAAAATGCTCTTGATATGGTAGTGCCAAATATTGTGATCGCGCGTGCGCATGAAAATGCAACGCTGCTTGCCACACTTTTGTTGTTAAAAGCCAAAGCTCTAGAAAACCTTGGGCGCAGAGATGAAGCACGTAGCGTTCGACTGGACAGTTTGCGCTGGGCAGGGTACGGGTTTGGCTCAGAACAGGCTTGGAAAATGAAGCAACGCAACATCAGTGAGCTGAGCGCGCGTTTGCTAGACGGCGGATGA
- a CDS encoding apolipoprotein acyltransferase, whose amino-acid sequence MYLLFGLIGATIGGVTAKRRKGRAADIAQYAAAYGILFTILGLMLTIFVERVLI is encoded by the coding sequence ATGTACTTACTTTTTGGCTTAATCGGGGCAACAATCGGCGGTGTGACGGCAAAACGGCGTAAGGGCCGCGCAGCCGATATCGCACAATATGCCGCCGCCTATGGCATTCTCTTTACAATCCTTGGGCTGATGCTAACAATTTTTGTTGAACGGGTGTTGATATAG
- a CDS encoding VWA domain-containing protein: MFLPFFDSLRKTGVPVSMREFLSFLEAMQAGLSTYDIDAFYFLARATMVKDERNLDKFDRAFAATFKGLEKISAAEVLNAVDIPAEWLQKLAEKHLSAEEQAEIKSLGGFEKLMETLKERLKEQEKRHQGGSKWIGTAGTSPFGAYGYNPEGVRIGQNESRNKRAVKVWDKREFKNLDDTVELGTRNIKVALKRLRRWARDGAEDELDIDSTIRSTAENGYLDVQTRPERRNAVKVLLFLDVGGSMDPYIRVVEELFSAARSEFKHLEYYYFHNCLYEGVWRDNHRRWNDQTPTEEVFRTYGPDYKCIFVGDASMSPYEIAYPGGANEHWNPEAGQVWLERARDQWTSNIWINPLPERHWGYTHSISMIREIFEDRMVPMTLAGLQNGMKELVR, translated from the coding sequence ATGTTTTTGCCGTTTTTTGATAGCTTGCGAAAAACTGGTGTTCCGGTTTCAATGCGTGAATTTCTAAGCTTTCTTGAAGCAATGCAGGCCGGTCTTTCGACCTATGATATTGATGCTTTTTATTTTCTCGCCCGCGCAACAATGGTTAAAGACGAACGCAACCTTGATAAATTTGATCGCGCCTTTGCCGCCACTTTCAAGGGGTTGGAAAAAATATCCGCAGCCGAGGTTCTGAACGCGGTCGATATTCCGGCGGAGTGGCTGCAAAAACTGGCGGAAAAGCATCTGAGCGCCGAAGAGCAGGCCGAAATTAAATCGCTTGGCGGTTTTGAAAAACTGATGGAAACGCTCAAAGAGCGGCTCAAAGAACAGGAAAAGCGCCATCAGGGCGGCAGCAAATGGATCGGTACGGCCGGTACATCGCCATTTGGTGCCTATGGCTATAACCCTGAAGGCGTGCGCATCGGGCAAAACGAAAGCCGCAACAAACGGGCGGTCAAGGTGTGGGACAAGCGAGAGTTTAAAAACCTTGATGACACGGTTGAGCTTGGCACCCGCAATATCAAAGTGGCGCTGAAGCGCCTGCGTAGGTGGGCCCGTGACGGCGCCGAGGATGAGCTGGATATTGACAGCACCATCCGCTCGACCGCTGAAAACGGCTATCTTGATGTGCAAACCCGCCCCGAGCGCCGCAATGCCGTCAAAGTGCTGTTGTTTTTGGATGTTGGCGGATCAATGGATCCCTATATTCGTGTGGTCGAAGAGCTGTTTTCCGCAGCGCGCAGCGAGTTTAAACATCTTGAATATTATTATTTTCACAATTGCCTGTATGAAGGCGTTTGGCGCGACAATCATCGACGCTGGAACGATCAAACGCCAACCGAAGAAGTATTTCGCACCTACGGGCCGGATTACAAATGTATCTTTGTCGGGGACGCCAGTATGTCGCCCTATGAAATTGCCTATCCGGGCGGCGCAAATGAGCATTGGAACCCCGAAGCAGGTCAGGTTTGGCTTGAGCGCGCGCGCGACCAATGGACATCCAATATCTGGATCAATCCCCTGCCCGAACGCCATTGGGGCTATACCCATTCCATTTCCATGATCCGTGAGATTTTTGAAGACCGTATGGTCCCGATGACCTTGGCGGGGCTTCAGAACGGGATGAAAGAGTTGGTGCGCTAA
- a CDS encoding M48 family metalloprotease, translating to MLSFAPILLALIYGLVMYRFSAYRLSRTLNSQSVELMDPKLLPLIKRMAQALDIEKIAVYIYEIEPVNGLAAPDGRIFITRGFYKKYQNGEVSGDELGSVIAHELGHVALGHSRRRMIDFSGQNAVRVALGMVLGRIIPGIGGWIGNMIANLLMARLSRSDEYEADEYASALLTKTGIGTDPQKSLFRKLEALTGQMGSAPAWLLSHPKVEDRIKAIEAFDQKWTPKSD from the coding sequence ATGCTAAGTTTTGCCCCAATTCTATTGGCTCTAATTTACGGGCTGGTGATGTATCGGTTTTCTGCTTACCGGTTGAGCAGAACGCTGAACAGCCAATCCGTTGAGTTGATGGATCCGAAGCTTCTGCCGCTGATCAAGCGTATGGCGCAGGCACTGGATATCGAAAAAATCGCGGTTTATATCTATGAAATTGAGCCGGTGAACGGGCTTGCCGCGCCAGATGGGCGTATTTTTATTACCCGCGGTTTTTATAAGAAATACCAAAATGGTGAGGTCTCAGGTGATGAGCTTGGCTCGGTGATCGCGCATGAGCTGGGTCACGTGGCTTTAGGCCATTCGCGGCGGCGCATGATTGATTTTTCGGGTCAAAACGCTGTCCGTGTTGCCCTTGGCATGGTGCTTGGGCGTATCATTCCCGGGATTGGTGGCTGGATCGGCAATATGATCGCAAATTTGCTCATGGCGAGGCTGTCACGCAGCGATGAGTATGAAGCCGATGAATATGCCTCTGCCCTGCTCACCAAAACCGGTATCGGCACCGACCCGCAAAAATCACTATTTCGCAAGCTTGAAGCGCTTACTGGTCAAATGGGAAGCGCGCCCGCTTGGCTTCTCAGCCATCCAAAGGTGGAGGATCGGATCAAGGCGATTGAAGCCTTTGACCAGAAATGGACTCCAAAAAGCGACTAA